The Ptiloglossa arizonensis isolate GNS036 chromosome 4, iyPtiAriz1_principal, whole genome shotgun sequence genome contains the following window.
GAAACAGAACGATTTGGAACGTTCTGTGTTCATCATCACATTTTTTTAAGTTGGTAATCTTCGTTCAATTGTAACTGTAACGTCGACTTTGAAAATTTGGCGCGAAAACAGAGTGCAACAAGATTTGCACAATACAATACATTTCTATCCAAATTGCAAAATGTGTGTTCTTTCGAATAAAAgaacttatttttatttcttttccattAAACTTAACTGCCTCGCATTACACACATACTAACAAATGCAACAGACACGTTATGATATAACCATACGTAATATTCGACACATTCTCGTTTTCTtgagattttattaaaaatttgtaaacattaTCGAACATGAACACTCCAGGAAAAATTCAGAAATTAGATGCAACCGTGGTAAATCGAATTGCAGCGGGCGAAGTGATTCAAAGACCAGCAAATGCGTTGAAAGAATTGCTTGAGAACAGGTTAGTCATTTGAAATCCCATAAATATTACATTTCTTTCATGTTACACATTTAATTAAAAACGTTTCAGTCTTGATGCAAAAGCAACTAATATCCAAATTATCGCTAAGGAAGGAGGATTAAAATTATTGCAGGtagattttataataatttaaatgaaaaagtaaCTGTAATAAATTCAGTATTCAAtactattttcagattcaagacAATGGTACAGGCATCAGGAAGGAGGACATGGAAATCGTTTGTGAACGATTTACAACAAGTAAATTACAAACATTTGAAGATCTTCGCTCAATATCAACTTTTGGATTTCGTGGTGAAGCTCTAGCAAGCATCAGTCATATAGCACTTTTAACTATCACCACAAAAACAGCTGAAGAGAAGTGTGCATAtaagtatgtgaattaaatctTTAAAGGTAAAATgatcaaatgaaaataattgagCCTTTTACAAACTTTTTTTGTTTGTATTAGGGCATCATACATTGACAGCAAACTAAAAGCACCACCCAAAGCATGTGCTGGAAATCAAGGGACCACCATAATGATtgagaatttattttacaatgttgCAACACGAAAAAAGGCTTTATCAAATTCAACTGAGGAATTCAACAAAATTACAGATGTAGTCACAAAATATGCAATACATAATCCCACTGTAGGATTTGTGTTGAAAAAATATGGTGAAATAACACCTCaggtattttattatatataaaatagttGCAATATCATTTGAATTTGATTgaacatttctttttaaatatgtagATCCGCACATTGCATAATTCAAcaaaaatgaataatataaGAGTCCTTTATGGCAATCCAGTCTCTCGTGAATTATTAGAAGTGGAATTTGTAGAAGTatcttataaatttaaaatacatgCCTTAATAACAAATCCCAATTacacaaataaaaaaattgtatttgtttTATTCATTAATAATCGATTGGTAGAATCTTCTTGTAAGTATAAAATATTGAGACATATAACTTTGATGAAAAAAAAGCATatcatttattttgaaaaatatattttacaaattttatgaaatttattgtTTAAAAAGTATTGTGTTCCAGCAATTCGTAAAATGTTGGAAGAACTTTATACTTTTTATCTTCCAAAAAAAACCCATCCATGGTGCTACATATCATTGGAAATTGATCCACAAAATGTTGATGTTAATGTTCATCCTACAAAACATGAAGTTAAATTTCTTCATGAAAGTTCTATCATTGAAAGAATGAAAGTTATTTTGGATGAAAAACTATCTGGAAACAGTGCTACTAGAACATTTTATGTGCAATCACGATTACCTAAAGCCGATATTACCGAAGAAGTTTTAAAAGAAGTTTTACCAGACTATGAGAACAACAATAGTGATAAAACAAAGAAAGTTCGCCCTCAAGATATGATTAGAACTGATTCATCTGATCAAAAATTggacaaatttaattttactacTTGTACAACAGTAAAACAAGCTAGGAATGAAGTATGTAAGGATACTGAATCTGAtgaatgtataaataatttcatatcCAACAAATCAAAATCAAacgaaaatacattaaataaaacAGATACcaatgaaagaaatgaaattattaatatcaTTGATCAACAAAAAGCAGATGATGTATATCGGGAAAATAAATTATCACACTTTGAGGTAGCAGAAACACAAAAATTAACTACACCATGGAGTACCATTGTAAATGATACCAGTCCATCTACGTCGTCAAACTTAATAGTACCTGATGCCTGCAATTTACTGTCATTTACAGAAAATAACAAAGACAAAAGTAAATTAATTAATGTGCAAGATATTTTTGAAACTTCAAATAGCAAATTTGAAGAAGGTATATCAGATAAtacaataaatgaaaaatatattgataTTGTTGCAGAGAAAGCACGAAAACAAGTACATCAATATTTTGGAAATAGAAGTACCATGGTAGAGAAAAAATCTGTAGAAAACACTAGTCCTTCTAAGGAAACAACTGAAGTTGATGATAACActgacaaaaataataaatctaaTGAAGAAGATACAATAAATGTACATATACCAATAAAGATTGATAGTAATAAAGACAGTACTGTTAATAGCATACAAGAATTTAAATCCTACTCAATAAATACTTTTAGAAGAGAAGTAAAATTAACAAGTATTTTAAAGTTGCGCAAAAAAATAGAAGATGAATGCCATGAAGggttgaaagaaattttatcaaatttaactTTTATTGGCTGTATAGACCAATCTTCTACTCTTATTCAGAGTGGAGTTAATTTATACCTTTGCAACACCAAAAAAATTGCGTAAGACTACTTAAaaatattcgtgaaatattaacaatacatataaacaattaaattgtattttgtTCATTTAGAGAGGAGCTGTTTTATGAAATTATGCTTTATGACTTTGCCAACCATGGAGTCATCAAATTTTCCGTAAGTGCGACAAAAATAAACAGCCATTCTTATTGTATTTAGATTTATATCTATTTTTAGGAAGCAATCCCTTTGTATGATTTAGCTCTGTTAGGATTAGATACTAAAGATGCTAACTGGACAGAGGAAGATGGAAGAAAAGAGGATTTAGCAACAAGTGCTAAAGAATTATTATTGGAAAAGGCAGACATGTTGAGGGAGTATTTTTCTATTGTTATAGATAAAAAGGGAAATTTAAAAGCTTTACCAGTATTATTAGGTAAGCATATTTATATAAACTATTAATAGTCAAAATACAATTCaaacttatttttttctttcagaaaaatattttccacatgAATCTGGTCTTCCTCTATATATACTACGTTTAGCTACAGAAGTTCAATGGTCATTAGAAGAACcatgttttcaaaatatttctagAGAAACAGCAAAGTACTATAGTCAAATGAATATCAAACATAATACTCATGATTGGAAGTACATTACAGAACACATTTTATATTCTGCAATTAAAGAGAGCTTACTCCCACCTAAACACTTTACACACGATTCAACAATATTGCAAATTGCTAATTTACCTGATCTATATAAAGTTTTTGAAAGATGTTAAATGTATTTGATTAGACTTTTATCAAGATGACATAAAATCGCCAAATGAAAGTTATAGACATCTTCTATTCATGGATATGTGTGGTTAATTTTAAATTCTGTGTGAAAATTATTTGATCCATGTTAAATGTATCAATAAGCCTGTAAGATAATTCTcattacattattattttttgtactacatttatttaacgaattatATTTTAGATACCCTAATTGAATTTGTACATTACTTTGTCGAACTTTTGTATTGAAATGTAATAGACATGAAAAACAGCATAAGACAAGGAATGATCAaatc
Protein-coding sequences here:
- the Mlh1 gene encoding DNA mismatch repair ATPase Mlh1, translating into MNTPGKIQKLDATVVNRIAAGEVIQRPANALKELLENSLDAKATNIQIIAKEGGLKLLQIQDNGTGIRKEDMEIVCERFTTSKLQTFEDLRSISTFGFRGEALASISHIALLTITTKTAEEKCAYKASYIDSKLKAPPKACAGNQGTTIMIENLFYNVATRKKALSNSTEEFNKITDVVTKYAIHNPTVGFVLKKYGEITPQIRTLHNSTKMNNIRVLYGNPVSRELLEVEFVEVSYKFKIHALITNPNYTNKKIVFVLFINNRLVESSSIRKMLEELYTFYLPKKTHPWCYISLEIDPQNVDVNVHPTKHEVKFLHESSIIERMKVILDEKLSGNSATRTFYVQSRLPKADITEEVLKEVLPDYENNNSDKTKKVRPQDMIRTDSSDQKLDKFNFTTCTTVKQARNEVCKDTESDECINNFISNKSKSNENTLNKTDTNERNEIINIIDQQKADDVYRENKLSHFEVAETQKLTTPWSTIVNDTSPSTSSNLIVPDACNLLSFTENNKDKSKLINVQDIFETSNSKFEEGISDNTINEKYIDIVAEKARKQVHQYFGNRSTMVEKKSVENTSPSKETTEVDDNTDKNNKSNEEDTINVHIPIKIDSNKDSTVNSIQEFKSYSINTFRREVKLTSILKLRKKIEDECHEGLKEILSNLTFIGCIDQSSTLIQSGVNLYLCNTKKIAEELFYEIMLYDFANHGVIKFSEAIPLYDLALLGLDTKDANWTEEDGRKEDLATSAKELLLEKADMLREYFSIVIDKKGNLKALPVLLEKYFPHESGLPLYILRLATEVQWSLEEPCFQNISRETAKYYSQMNIKHNTHDWKYITEHILYSAIKESLLPPKHFTHDSTILQIANLPDLYKVFERC